In Bacteroidota bacterium, the DNA window GATCGTTGGGGCAACAAAATGTTTATGACCAATGATTTGAACGAAGGTTGGGACGGAAATTTTCAGGAAAAAGCTTGTCCTAACGGAGTGTATCTATACAAAATCAGAGCAGTCGGGTTAGATGGCAAAGCATACGATTTCAAAGGGACACTGCACCTTATACGCTAATTCGGATAAGGTTTATTATCTTTGCACTCCGAAAAAATAAAGCATGTTCGAAAATCTAAGTTTAAAGATAGAAAAAGCCTTTAAAACCCTTAAAGGTCAGGGAAAGATAACAGAAATCAACATAGCAGAAACCCTGAAAGAAATTCGCAGGGCATTGGTTGATGCTGACGTAAACTACAAAATAGCCAAGGATTTTGTTGACCGTGTTAAAGAAAAAGCGTTGGGTGCCAACGTACTGACATCGGTTTCTCCGGGTCAACTCATGGTCAAAATAGTCAATGATGAACTCAAAGAACTGTTGGGAGGAGACCAAAAGGATATCAACCTTGCAGGTTCTCCGGCAGTAATTCTAATTTCGGGTTTGCAAGGCTCGGGTAAAACGACATTTACCGGAAAACTTGCTAAAATGCTCAAATCAAAAGGAAGAAAAGTCCTTTTGATAGCGGGAGACGTATATAGACCTGCGGCTATTGACCAATTGAAAGTATTGGGCTCTCAAATAGAAGTTGAGGTTTATTCTGAGGATGCTAATAAAAATCCGGTTGAGCTTGCACAAAACGGTATTCGATACGCACAAGCAAAAGGGATGAGCACTGTCATCATTGACACAGCAGGTCGCCTGAGTGTGGACGAGCAAATGATGACCGAGATTGCAAACATCAAAAAAGCAGTAAAACCCTCAGAAATTCTGTTTGTAGTTGATGCAATGACCGGTCAAGATGCCGTAAATACTGCTAAGTCTTTTAATGACAGACTTGATTTTGACGGAGTGGTGCTGACTAAAATGGATGGAGACACAAGAGGTGGTGCTGCACTTTCAATCAAATCTGTTGTAAACAAACCTATCAAATTTGTCAGCAGTGGCGAGAAACTTGACACCCTTGATATGTTCTATCCCGATCGTATGGCAAATAGGATACTGGGCATGGGAGATGTTGTTTCGTTAGTAGAAAGGGCACAACAAGTTTTTGATGAAGAAGAAGCATCCAGAATCAGCAAAAGGTTACACAAAAACCAGTTTGACCTTGAGGACTTTTTGAAACAAATTCAACAAATCAAAAAAATGGGCTCTGTAAAGGACCTGCTCGGAATGATGCCGGGAATTGGCAATAAAATCAAAGATTTAGATATAGATGACGATGCTTTCAAAGGTGTGGAGTCAATGATACAGTCCATGACTCCCAAAGAAAGACAAAATCCAATGATATTGAACAACTCACGCAAACAAAGAATTTGTAAAGGGAGTGGAAGAAATATTCAAGAACTCAACAAACTACTCGCACAGTTTGACCAAATGAAAAAAATGATGAAGAAGATGAATGGTAAGAGTTTGAAAGGTTTAGGGCTGCCGGGAATGTAATTAATAATTCCTCCTATTAAATAATTTATGAGATACACCATTTACTTTTGCAGTATTAAATAACAACATTATGAAAAAGAAACATTTTCTTATTCTTTCAATTGCTCTCATCTTATTCCCGGTAATATCATTTGCGCAAACAACACATCAGCCTAAAAAACACAAAAGCAGTTTTGCTGACATTGTAAAGTCAAGCAAGGTTAAACCTGATAACAAACCAAGTCAGACTCACATAACACAAACAAATCGAAGAACCAAGATTACTACATACAAACCCTCATCCGGATTCCAAATGTATTGGGATAACGGGATTGATACATGGTACTATTCAAACAACTTTCGTACTTTGTTTGATACATCAAAAAGAGAGATAGTGAGTGAGGACATGGATACCGCAGGGATGGGTTATAAAAACAAGCACGTTACCGCATACAACAAAAATGGCTATATAATAAGTGTTCGTTCGTATTCCAGCCCCGACCCTGATTCAGCTTATGTATTCAGCTATCTTGATTCGAATGAATACCATCCCACTTACCCAACTTTGGAAACCTTTAATGGTACTTTCAATTGGGATGATATCAATCAGACTTTGAATCTGAATTGGGGCGACAGAAGTACTTATGATGTTCAGTCCGGTCAGATATTGGGCCGCATAGATGAAGTTTTTTATGGCATGAATTGGGAAACGAACACCCTCACAACATATCACTACAACAATGGTCTCCTTACAGAATCTATTTCTTTCAATATTCAGAATAATACTGACACATCTGATGGTGAGAAAGAAGTATATGAATATGATGCAAATAATATTCCCGTAAGTGTTACTACATCAACTTGGAATACCACAACAAAAGTCTGGGAACTCTCCACAAAAATGGATAGCTTAGCATTTAATAACTATCATGGTTCATTAGTAGATTTTATTATTTTGAATAGTATTGATATAGAGGACATTCAAATCACAAGAACTGTATATTTGGACTGGAATGGATCAACGTGGGAGTTCACCGGTAAAGAAGAAAATTCATTTTCAGGGGATACTGCTATTAACACAGTATTTCAATGGAACAATATTACAAACCAATGGACACCCGCTGAAAGACATACATCTTTCAATAAAGACACCATCTCCTTTTATGAAAATGAACAATATGACAGTATCAAATTTGCTAAAACAGAGCGCTATCAAT includes these proteins:
- the ffh gene encoding signal recognition particle protein, whose amino-acid sequence is MFENLSLKIEKAFKTLKGQGKITEINIAETLKEIRRALVDADVNYKIAKDFVDRVKEKALGANVLTSVSPGQLMVKIVNDELKELLGGDQKDINLAGSPAVILISGLQGSGKTTFTGKLAKMLKSKGRKVLLIAGDVYRPAAIDQLKVLGSQIEVEVYSEDANKNPVELAQNGIRYAQAKGMSTVIIDTAGRLSVDEQMMTEIANIKKAVKPSEILFVVDAMTGQDAVNTAKSFNDRLDFDGVVLTKMDGDTRGGAALSIKSVVNKPIKFVSSGEKLDTLDMFYPDRMANRILGMGDVVSLVERAQQVFDEEEASRISKRLHKNQFDLEDFLKQIQQIKKMGSVKDLLGMMPGIGNKIKDLDIDDDAFKGVESMIQSMTPKERQNPMILNNSRKQRICKGSGRNIQELNKLLAQFDQMKKMMKKMNGKSLKGLGLPGM
- a CDS encoding T9SS type A sorting domain-containing protein, coding for MKKKHFLILSIALILFPVISFAQTTHQPKKHKSSFADIVKSSKVKPDNKPSQTHITQTNRRTKITTYKPSSGFQMYWDNGIDTWYYSNNFRTLFDTSKREIVSEDMDTAGMGYKNKHVTAYNKNGYIISVRSYSSPDPDSAYVFSYLDSNEYHPTYPTLETFNGTFNWDDINQTLNLNWGDRSTYDVQSGQILGRIDEVFYGMNWETNTLTTYHYNNGLLTESISFNIQNNTDTSDGEKEVYEYDANNIPVSVTTSTWNTTTKVWELSTKMDSLAFNNYHGSLVDFIILNSIDIEDIQITRTVYLDWNGSTWEFTGKEENSFSGDTAINTVFQWNNITNQWTPAERHTSFNKDTISFYENEQYDSIKFAKTERYQYRYDNQHNFLEFKYETWTDSVNDYTIQNWNRNLLNFDSEGRLLDETEQQWETSTLVFKNSVKKVYLEWQMFEEGDDNNTGASPIKSNAAITVYPNPVSDYANIKFDESILGHKQIIVRDLSGRIVEQLNTNTNTLSIPLNNYSSGIFFIHLVSEQSNSVVKLVKE